The following are encoded together in the Flavihumibacter fluvii genome:
- a CDS encoding acyltransferase family protein, with amino-acid sequence MINQEKTTLPAAPKRLVSIDALRGFDMLMICGLGAFIESLEGKTSLAWVDAIAAQFHHTDWNGFTFYDFIFPLFLFIAGVSIPFSMQAGLAKGIPKSNLYKKALKRMLILVALGILEKNTPFPFFDWTHVRLGGVLQRIAIAGFVTTLLYLNFATKARMLWAAGILLFYYAAMFLIPVPGFGAGDLSFEGNLHGYIDRSILPGRLLQGTFDENGLFTQLPALCLTIMGSIAGDFLRNAAITPYGKLKKILLYGLVCIGIGLVWNLHFPINKRLWSSSFIMLTGGMSFLFLAFFYWVIDVLQLKKWAFFFVVIGMNSITIYLAYHFIDFGFTSKLLFEGLYVNSQEAWHSVFQSLGALVLVWVFLYILYRKKIFVKI; translated from the coding sequence ATGATTAACCAGGAAAAAACTACATTACCTGCTGCACCAAAACGACTTGTTTCCATCGATGCACTTCGTGGTTTCGATATGCTGATGATCTGCGGACTTGGCGCATTTATAGAATCCCTGGAAGGGAAAACTTCCCTGGCCTGGGTAGATGCGATCGCTGCACAGTTCCACCATACTGACTGGAATGGATTTACTTTCTATGATTTTATTTTCCCGCTATTCCTGTTTATTGCGGGTGTGTCCATTCCGTTTTCAATGCAGGCCGGGCTTGCAAAAGGGATTCCCAAATCAAATTTGTATAAGAAGGCATTGAAACGAATGCTGATCCTGGTAGCATTGGGGATACTGGAAAAGAATACGCCCTTTCCTTTTTTTGATTGGACACATGTACGGCTGGGCGGCGTGTTGCAACGTATTGCCATTGCCGGATTTGTGACCACCCTATTGTACCTGAATTTTGCGACGAAGGCGCGAATGTTATGGGCGGCGGGCATCTTATTGTTTTATTATGCCGCGATGTTTTTGATACCTGTGCCTGGATTTGGTGCCGGGGACCTTTCATTTGAAGGCAACCTGCATGGTTATATCGATCGCAGCATTTTGCCTGGCCGGCTATTGCAGGGTACGTTCGATGAGAATGGATTGTTCACCCAATTGCCTGCATTGTGCCTGACGATCATGGGTAGTATTGCCGGCGACTTTTTAAGGAATGCTGCTATTACACCATATGGCAAACTAAAAAAGATACTCCTGTATGGCCTGGTATGTATTGGCATTGGCCTGGTCTGGAACCTGCATTTTCCAATTAACAAAAGACTCTGGAGCAGTTCATTCATCATGCTGACGGGCGGAATGTCTTTCCTTTTCCTGGCCTTTTTTTATTGGGTGATCGATGTTTTGCAACTTAAGAAGTGGGCTTTCTTTTTTGTAGTGATCGGTATGAACAGCATCACTATATACCTGGCCTATCATTTTATTGATTTCGGATTTACATCAAAGTTGTTGTTTGAGGGACTGTATGTAAATAGTCAGGAAGCCTGGCATTCCGTGTTTCAAAGCCTGGGGGCATTAGTGTTGGTTTGGGTGTTCCTGTATATTTTGTACAGGAAGAAGATATTTGTCAAGATCTGA
- the sufC gene encoding Fe-S cluster assembly ATPase SufC encodes MLSIRNLHAGIEGKDILKGINLNIQPGEVHAIMGPNGSGKSTLASVLAGRQNFEVTAGSVDFSGKDLLALSPEARAAEGLFLAFQYPVEIPGLTTTNFMKTAVNEIRKYHGEEPLDALTFLKLVKEQMAMMEMDQSLLSRSLNEGFSGGEKKRNEIFQMAMLKPKLAILDETDSGLDIDAIRIVANGVNKLRNKDNAVLVVTHYQRLLDYIIPDFVHVLLDGRIVRTGPKELALELEEKGYDFIKHAQHVAVETN; translated from the coding sequence ATGCTGTCGATCCGCAACTTACATGCAGGCATTGAAGGAAAGGATATTTTAAAAGGAATAAATCTTAACATCCAGCCAGGCGAGGTACATGCGATCATGGGACCCAATGGTTCCGGTAAAAGCACCCTGGCATCTGTTTTGGCAGGCCGGCAAAATTTTGAAGTTACTGCCGGCTCCGTGGATTTTTCAGGAAAGGACCTCCTGGCTTTGTCGCCTGAAGCAAGGGCTGCCGAAGGACTATTTCTTGCTTTTCAATACCCGGTGGAGATACCGGGACTCACCACCACCAACTTTATGAAAACAGCGGTTAATGAGATCCGGAAATACCACGGCGAAGAACCCCTCGATGCCCTTACATTTCTTAAGCTGGTAAAGGAACAAATGGCCATGATGGAAATGGACCAGTCCCTCCTGAGCCGCTCACTGAATGAAGGGTTTTCCGGCGGTGAGAAAAAACGGAATGAAATTTTCCAGATGGCGATGCTCAAACCTAAGCTGGCCATCCTGGATGAAACCGATTCGGGTTTGGATATTGATGCTATCCGCATTGTGGCAAATGGTGTAAACAAATTAAGGAACAAAGACAATGCAGTGCTCGTGGTTACCCACTACCAACGTTTGCTTGATTATATCATACCAGACTTTGTCCACGTATTATTAGATGGCCGTATTGTCAGGACCGGCCCTAAAGAACTGGCACTGGAACTTGAAGAGAAAGGATATGATTTTATCAAACATGCACAGCATGTTGCCGTAGAAACTAATTAA
- the sufB gene encoding Fe-S cluster assembly protein SufB, with translation MNDDLQTIENTVLSDYKYGFVTNIEADEAPKGLNEDIVRFISAKKKEPQWMLDWRLKAFRHWSSLAGEEPTWANITYDPINFQEIIYYSAPKQKTNLNSLDEIDPVLRETFEKLGISLDEQKRLTGVAVDAVIDSVSIGTSFKEQLAELGIIFCSMSEAIREHPDLVKKYLGSVVPITDNYFASLNSAVFSDGSFCYIPKGVRCPMELSTYFRINAENTGQFERTLIVAEEASYVSYLEGCTAPMRDENQLHAAVVELVALDNAEIKYSTVQNWYPGDKEGKGGIYNFVTKRGICKGINAKISWTQVETGSAITWKYPSVILKGDNSVGEFYSIAVTNHHQQADTGTKMIHLGKNTKSRIVSKGISAGVSNNSYRGLVHISKNAHNARNYSQCDSLLLGDKCGAHTFPYIEVKNNTAQVEHEATTSKIGEDQIFYCNQRGIKTETAVALIVNGFAREVMNQLPMEFAVEAQKLLAISLEGSVG, from the coding sequence ATGAATGACGACCTTCAAACCATCGAAAACACTGTACTTAGTGATTATAAATATGGGTTTGTTACCAATATAGAAGCAGATGAAGCCCCAAAAGGATTGAATGAAGATATTGTCCGCTTTATCTCCGCAAAAAAGAAAGAGCCCCAATGGATGCTGGATTGGCGTTTAAAAGCTTTCCGCCACTGGTCCAGCCTTGCGGGGGAAGAACCCACCTGGGCCAATATTACTTACGATCCCATCAATTTCCAGGAGATCATTTATTATTCTGCGCCGAAACAAAAAACCAATCTTAATAGCCTAGATGAAATTGACCCTGTGCTAAGGGAGACTTTTGAGAAACTGGGCATTTCACTGGATGAACAAAAACGGCTTACCGGCGTTGCCGTTGATGCCGTAATTGATAGCGTCTCTATCGGCACCTCCTTTAAAGAACAACTTGCTGAGCTCGGCATTATCTTCTGTTCCATGAGCGAAGCAATCCGGGAACACCCCGACCTTGTAAAAAAATACCTGGGTTCTGTGGTTCCCATTACGGATAATTATTTTGCATCGCTCAACTCCGCCGTATTCAGCGATGGCTCTTTTTGTTATATCCCTAAAGGCGTCCGGTGCCCGATGGAATTATCCACCTACTTCCGCATCAATGCTGAAAATACCGGCCAGTTTGAAAGAACCCTGATCGTGGCCGAAGAAGCTAGTTATGTGAGTTACCTCGAAGGCTGTACCGCACCTATGCGGGATGAAAACCAGTTGCATGCCGCGGTAGTGGAACTGGTGGCACTGGATAATGCAGAAATTAAATACTCCACAGTCCAAAACTGGTATCCCGGTGATAAAGAGGGTAAGGGTGGCATTTACAATTTTGTAACCAAGCGTGGCATATGCAAGGGAATCAATGCAAAGATTTCCTGGACACAGGTTGAAACCGGCTCTGCTATTACCTGGAAATACCCCAGCGTTATTCTCAAAGGTGATAATTCAGTTGGAGAATTTTATTCTATAGCAGTTACCAATCATCACCAGCAGGCTGATACCGGCACTAAAATGATTCACCTGGGGAAGAATACCAAAAGCCGTATTGTTTCAAAAGGTATTTCTGCCGGTGTCAGTAATAACAGCTACCGGGGACTGGTGCACATCAGCAAAAATGCCCATAATGCCCGTAACTATTCCCAATGTGATTCCCTGCTGCTGGGCGACAAATGTGGCGCGCATACTTTCCCTTACATCGAGGTGAAGAATAATACTGCCCAGGTGGAACATGAAGCCACTACCTCGAAAATTGGGGAAGACCAGATCTTCTACTGCAACCAACGGGGCATTAAAACAGAAACAGCTGTTGCCCTTATCGTTAATGGATTTGCCCGGGAAGTGATGAACCAGCTGCCCATGGAATTTGCTGTGGAAGCACAAAAATTATTGGCGATAAGTTTGGAAGGTAGTGTCGGTTAG
- a CDS encoding endo-alpha-N-acetylgalactosaminidase family protein yields the protein MKRVLLLTVLIGSHFFIFAQHTPQWRQPYHQSLVMKLFLSIPDGKGGSIVAHDFSSALAIVKTVDQLTLGVPKIIYLVGWQYNGHDDKYPAFFAVNAALKRKEDATARESLLWLMEAAKEFHTTISLHINMTDAYEDSPLWSEYVDKDMLSKQADGSLLVIGNYNNKKAYQINYRQEWKNGYAQKRIDQLLELVPALKDAGTIHLDAWIARDSKGHAETMVTEAAYQQKVAGYWRDKGIDVTTEWVMDYMTGIVPYYWHFNGQSQAAYLEQPASLCTGSKMNPDLKQSDFGLEFLFGTSMYGENHFPDIRKKEDQSGWTTAFTKEFFLNYLQYHFLNRLERLRVEGVGQNRKAFFAGKVISSLADSTVEQDNRVLRRGNTVCFPVGWREDKSLAAFSTKQQSLQYSIPGNWNGVKRATVFNVTKEGLVKKGTVTISAGKIDIALEAGQPILMVPDLPMAVIGDTTRLQYPTVQKNAAHPAYHQALVMKLFMSQALFDGKFKRRDNGQTQVYLTAGQALDVIRRMDQLTLGIPKIVYLVGWQYNGHDSGYPAWFQGNEALKRKEDKDALESLRWLMREAKQYHTRVSLHINMFDAYEDSPLWETYIKENIIARKKDGSLLGGEWGYPISYAQEWATGYAQKRIDSLCKLLPIQEAGTIHIDAFHTWPPIPVQRADGTWGVDLEKKPTSTYLPFSVADETAAQKKIYAYWEEKGIDVTSEGVDFLREESFVQYQSMAWWFTGLDKYLQWPASVYTGGRDRSEWGRLFGTSMHGEEIIRQDPQQLTGFKTEFCLNTLVMYYLNRLERMYIVQQPGNKEVHFTGNVSTQLKGGRFRLKEGNNVMVDNQDLCMPAPWIGPDAMVAYSKNGYTSRVWTLPKAMQSYKTVHLFRVTQAGQEKIGEQKIRSGKISLSMAKDEMVLLQFHSHRIPVH from the coding sequence ATGAAACGTGTATTATTATTGACTGTACTTATAGGTTCGCATTTTTTCATTTTCGCGCAGCATACACCGCAATGGAGGCAGCCATACCACCAATCCCTGGTGATGAAATTGTTTTTATCTATTCCTGATGGAAAGGGCGGATCCATTGTGGCCCATGATTTTTCAAGTGCGCTGGCCATTGTTAAAACAGTTGACCAGTTGACCCTTGGTGTGCCGAAGATCATTTACCTGGTGGGCTGGCAGTATAATGGACATGATGACAAGTACCCTGCATTTTTTGCCGTCAATGCTGCTTTGAAAAGAAAGGAAGACGCCACTGCCAGGGAGAGCCTGCTTTGGTTGATGGAGGCCGCGAAAGAATTCCATACAACAATCAGCCTGCATATCAATATGACCGATGCGTATGAAGATAGTCCGTTATGGTCAGAGTATGTTGATAAGGACATGCTTTCAAAGCAAGCAGATGGCAGTTTACTGGTCATTGGGAATTACAACAATAAAAAAGCCTATCAAATTAATTACAGGCAGGAATGGAAAAATGGTTATGCGCAAAAAAGGATCGACCAGTTGCTGGAGCTGGTGCCTGCCTTGAAAGATGCGGGAACAATTCATCTGGATGCCTGGATCGCGCGGGATAGCAAGGGGCATGCAGAAACGATGGTTACGGAAGCTGCCTATCAACAAAAAGTGGCCGGCTATTGGCGCGATAAAGGAATCGATGTGACCACTGAATGGGTGATGGATTATATGACCGGCATCGTTCCCTATTACTGGCATTTTAACGGCCAATCACAGGCTGCTTACCTGGAACAACCCGCTTCACTATGTACAGGCAGTAAAATGAATCCGGACCTGAAGCAAAGTGATTTTGGATTGGAGTTCCTGTTTGGTACGAGCATGTACGGTGAAAATCATTTTCCGGACATCCGGAAAAAAGAAGACCAGTCCGGCTGGACAACAGCCTTCACGAAGGAATTTTTCCTGAATTATTTGCAATATCATTTTTTAAACAGGTTGGAGCGTTTACGGGTGGAAGGAGTAGGACAAAACAGGAAAGCATTTTTTGCTGGCAAAGTTATTAGTTCACTTGCTGATAGTACTGTGGAACAGGACAATAGGGTATTACGCCGGGGTAATACCGTTTGCTTCCCGGTAGGATGGCGCGAAGACAAAAGCCTGGCTGCCTTTAGTACAAAACAGCAAAGCCTGCAGTATAGTATTCCGGGTAATTGGAATGGTGTGAAGCGTGCCACTGTATTCAATGTTACAAAGGAAGGATTGGTAAAAAAGGGAACAGTGACCATATCAGCCGGGAAAATAGATATAGCCCTTGAAGCGGGCCAACCCATACTAATGGTCCCAGATCTTCCTATGGCCGTCATTGGCGATACAACAAGGTTACAGTATCCAACTGTTCAGAAGAATGCCGCACACCCGGCCTACCACCAGGCATTGGTGATGAAATTATTTATGAGCCAGGCTTTATTTGATGGGAAATTTAAGCGGCGGGACAATGGCCAGACGCAGGTATATCTTACTGCCGGGCAGGCGCTTGATGTGATCCGGCGGATGGACCAGTTGACACTGGGCATTCCAAAAATAGTTTACCTGGTCGGTTGGCAGTATAACGGCCACGATTCAGGATATCCAGCCTGGTTCCAGGGTAATGAAGCCCTCAAAAGGAAAGAAGATAAAGATGCCCTTGAAAGTTTGCGCTGGCTGATGCGCGAAGCAAAACAATACCATACTAGGGTTAGCCTGCATATCAATATGTTTGATGCGTATGAAGACAGCCCGTTGTGGGAAACGTATATTAAGGAGAATATTATTGCACGGAAAAAAGACGGCTCCCTGCTGGGCGGCGAGTGGGGCTATCCGATCAGTTATGCGCAGGAATGGGCAACCGGTTATGCGCAGAAACGGATCGATTCCCTGTGTAAACTACTACCAATCCAGGAAGCCGGTACCATACATATAGACGCCTTTCATACCTGGCCACCAATACCAGTTCAACGGGCAGATGGAACCTGGGGTGTTGACCTGGAGAAAAAACCAACAAGTACATATTTGCCTTTTTCAGTTGCCGATGAAACTGCAGCCCAAAAAAAAATCTATGCATATTGGGAAGAGAAAGGCATCGACGTAACCAGTGAAGGTGTTGATTTCCTGCGCGAGGAAAGTTTTGTGCAGTACCAATCGATGGCCTGGTGGTTCACCGGACTGGACAAATACCTGCAATGGCCGGCATCGGTATATACTGGCGGAAGAGACCGGAGTGAATGGGGGCGGTTGTTTGGAACGAGTATGCATGGCGAGGAGATTATCAGGCAGGATCCGCAGCAACTCACCGGATTCAAAACTGAGTTTTGTTTAAATACATTGGTCATGTATTATCTCAACCGGTTGGAGCGAATGTATATCGTTCAACAACCGGGTAATAAGGAAGTGCATTTTACCGGTAATGTATCCACGCAATTGAAGGGTGGCCGGTTCAGGTTGAAGGAAGGCAACAATGTGATGGTCGACAACCAGGACCTTTGCATGCCGGCACCGTGGATCGGCCCGGATGCGATGGTCGCTTATAGTAAGAATGGGTATACCAGCCGGGTATGGACGCTTCCTAAAGCCATGCAATCATATAAGACCGTTCACCTGTTCAGGGTAACGCAAGCGGGACAAGAAAAAATCGGTGAACAGAAAATCCGGTCCGGGAAAATATCTTTGTCGATGGCTAAGGATGAGATGGTCTTACTTCAATTTCATTCCCACCGGATCCCAGTGCATTAA
- a CDS encoding Gfo/Idh/MocA family oxidoreductase — translation MSSSSRRKFIQQLGTTGLALTAGSFNILHANNGIKEEILTRPDRISANDRIRVALIGAGIMGNNDLETALKTQGIEFVAACDLYQGRLTRINEKYGAGIFTTRDYREILAKKDIDAVIIGTADLWHSRISIDAMNAGKHVYCEKPMVKEIAQGLPVIETAMKTNRVIQIGSQGISGLVHQKAKELYHAGEIGKLNSIEASIDRHSAMGAWQYTLPNDASPQTVDWDRYIAGMPKQPFDALKFFRWRNYREFGTGAAGDMFVHLLTEIHFITGSKGPSRIFCSGQLSMWKDGRNVPDVMNALMEYPESPEHGPFQVNLRLNFASGVGDGYRLRFIGDEGAMEIGDGLTITHDLIPKAPGIGNYDALSTYPQAMQDALVKAYDQKYTAADRITPKKDPIRYKAPEGHDDHVEHFKNFFEAVRTGGKVVEDAVFGFRAAAPCLACNESYFQKKLMHWDPVGMKLK, via the coding sequence ATGTCTTCTTCATCAAGGCGGAAATTTATCCAGCAATTAGGCACGACCGGACTCGCATTAACGGCCGGGTCTTTTAATATCCTGCATGCGAACAATGGCATTAAGGAAGAAATCCTGACCAGGCCTGACCGGATCAGCGCCAATGATCGCATCCGGGTTGCGCTTATAGGTGCGGGTATCATGGGAAATAACGACCTGGAGACCGCATTGAAAACCCAGGGTATCGAATTTGTTGCTGCCTGTGATCTATACCAGGGCCGGCTTACCCGGATCAATGAAAAATACGGGGCCGGTATTTTCACCACCCGCGATTACCGGGAAATCCTTGCCAAAAAAGATATTGATGCCGTTATCATCGGGACAGCCGATCTCTGGCATTCGCGTATCTCTATCGATGCCATGAATGCCGGCAAACATGTGTATTGCGAAAAGCCCATGGTGAAAGAAATCGCCCAGGGCCTGCCGGTAATTGAAACAGCAATGAAAACGAACCGGGTGATCCAGATCGGCAGCCAGGGCATCAGTGGATTGGTGCACCAGAAAGCAAAAGAGCTTTACCATGCCGGTGAGATCGGCAAACTGAATAGTATCGAAGCCAGCATCGACCGCCATAGCGCTATGGGTGCCTGGCAATATACACTGCCAAATGATGCTTCACCACAAACGGTGGACTGGGACCGCTATATCGCAGGAATGCCCAAACAACCTTTCGATGCATTGAAGTTTTTCCGCTGGCGCAATTACCGTGAATTCGGTACCGGCGCTGCTGGGGATATGTTTGTGCACCTGCTCACGGAAATCCATTTCATCACCGGTTCTAAAGGGCCATCGCGGATATTTTGCAGCGGCCAGTTAAGCATGTGGAAAGATGGCCGAAATGTACCCGATGTAATGAATGCTTTGATGGAATATCCCGAAAGCCCGGAGCATGGCCCATTCCAGGTAAACCTTCGGCTGAACTTTGCAAGTGGCGTGGGTGATGGTTACCGGCTGCGTTTCATTGGCGACGAAGGCGCCATGGAAATTGGCGACGGCCTTACCATTACACACGACCTGATACCCAAAGCACCTGGTATCGGCAATTATGATGCACTGTCCACCTATCCCCAGGCCATGCAGGATGCCCTTGTAAAAGCCTATGACCAGAAATATACTGCTGCAGATAGAATCACCCCTAAAAAAGACCCCATCCGTTACAAAGCACCAGAAGGCCATGACGACCATGTAGAACATTTCAAAAATTTCTTTGAAGCCGTTCGTACCGGTGGAAAAGTAGTGGAAGATGCGGTCTTTGGTTTCCGCGCTGCTGCCCCCTGCCTGGCTTGTAATGAAAGTTATTTCCAGAAAAAATTAATGCACTGGGATCCGGTGGGAATGAAATTGAAGTAA
- the sufD gene encoding Fe-S cluster assembly protein SufD: MNTSAYFKEQFDLLRPMQKDNTLSLVREKAFDTFNRLGIPNARNEEWKYTHIGGLFNKEYQFPQHKATTPLSIAELAAIRLPGHENASELFFINGLFSAPHSAIRSASLEILPLEEAGQHAYSSIVSKYFGGSSNYQKDGIHALNTAFIQGAVFIHVKKSQSSDHPVYIYNISDTRPGNILSQPRSLLYISEQAQVQVVENYTTLGLNESFTNQVMEIIVEKDAMLEYYKIQNDSSANSQVSTTHIHQVGKSYVHTVTISLNGGIVRNNLHAVMDAEHAEAHAYGLYLQNGHGHLDNHTVVDHIKPNCFSNEFYKGILDGHSTGVFNGKIFVRPQAQKTNAFQSNKNILLSGTASINSKPQLEIFADDVKCSHGCTVGRLDDEGLFYLQSRGISEKIARSLLLQAFGKDIIAQVKPEPVRAYVDALISERLQLNLL, translated from the coding sequence ATGAATACCTCAGCATATTTTAAGGAACAGTTTGACCTGCTGCGGCCAATGCAAAAGGACAATACCCTCAGCCTTGTCCGTGAAAAAGCATTTGATACTTTTAACAGGCTGGGCATTCCCAATGCACGCAACGAAGAATGGAAGTACACACATATTGGCGGACTATTTAATAAAGAATACCAATTCCCGCAACACAAGGCCACAACACCGCTTTCCATAGCAGAGCTGGCGGCTATTCGTTTGCCCGGTCATGAAAATGCCAGTGAATTGTTTTTTATTAATGGTTTGTTCTCCGCTCCGCATTCCGCTATCCGGTCTGCTTCATTAGAAATCTTACCATTGGAAGAAGCCGGGCAACATGCATACAGTAGCATCGTTTCAAAATATTTCGGTGGCAGCAGCAATTACCAAAAAGATGGTATCCATGCCCTGAACACTGCATTTATACAGGGTGCTGTTTTTATCCATGTCAAAAAAAGCCAGTCCTCCGACCATCCGGTCTACATCTATAATATTTCAGATACCCGGCCGGGTAATATTTTGTCCCAGCCACGCAGCCTCCTTTACATCAGTGAACAGGCGCAGGTGCAGGTAGTGGAAAACTATACTACCCTTGGCTTAAACGAAAGCTTCACCAACCAGGTTATGGAAATAATCGTGGAAAAGGATGCTATGCTGGAGTATTACAAGATCCAGAACGATTCCAGTGCAAACAGCCAGGTGAGTACCACACATATTCACCAGGTCGGCAAGAGCTATGTACACACGGTAACGATTTCCCTGAACGGGGGCATAGTCAGAAACAACCTGCATGCAGTAATGGATGCAGAACATGCGGAAGCCCACGCATATGGCTTGTATTTGCAAAATGGCCATGGACATTTAGACAACCATACCGTCGTTGACCATATAAAACCCAATTGCTTCAGCAATGAATTCTATAAAGGGATCCTGGATGGCCATTCAACCGGTGTATTCAACGGGAAAATATTTGTGCGCCCGCAGGCTCAGAAAACAAACGCTTTTCAATCCAACAAAAACATCCTCCTCTCCGGCACAGCCAGTATCAATTCAAAACCACAACTGGAAATATTCGCAGATGATGTAAAATGCTCGCACGGTTGTACGGTAGGCCGGCTGGATGACGAAGGCCTGTTCTACCTGCAATCCAGGGGTATCAGTGAAAAAATTGCCCGGTCATTATTGCTGCAGGCCTTTGGCAAAGACATCATCGCGCAGGTAAAACCGGAACCTGTTCGCGCTTATGTTGATGCCCTTATATCAGAACGCTTACAATTGAATTTACTATGA
- a CDS encoding NAD(P)-dependent oxidoreductase has translation MKIVFLDAHTIHAVNDLSFDQLEALGSLQLYPFTTVEEEPARVADAEILIVNKHKVTVSLLSYAPALKYIVVAATGYNNIDLVATAARGIPVSNVRAYSTEGVAQYVVAAMLAHYHKLAYYFQETAKGRWQQQPDFCFYDHSIQNLSAKTLGIIGFGTIGKKVASLAHAFGMRILAYTAYPIPAEYNYVHAVTLEDVFRQADVLTLHAPLNDQTKDIINTLHLEWMKPDALLINTGRGGLVHEPSLVAHLPAHPDFTAILDVLSAEPPADDRLTRLVNCHVTPHLAWASQQSRMQLLAGITELIRCFQLGDVKNRIA, from the coding sequence ATGAAAATAGTATTCCTTGATGCCCATACGATACATGCAGTTAATGATCTGTCCTTTGATCAACTGGAAGCACTTGGCAGTTTGCAATTGTATCCCTTTACAACAGTGGAGGAAGAGCCTGCACGGGTTGCCGATGCAGAAATCCTGATAGTGAATAAGCACAAGGTTACGGTAAGCCTGCTCAGTTATGCGCCTGCATTGAAATATATCGTTGTAGCAGCAACCGGGTATAACAATATTGACCTGGTGGCCACTGCTGCCCGTGGCATCCCGGTGAGTAATGTGCGGGCGTATTCAACAGAAGGTGTTGCCCAATATGTGGTAGCTGCCATGCTGGCCCATTACCATAAACTGGCATATTATTTCCAGGAAACAGCCAAAGGGAGATGGCAGCAACAACCGGATTTTTGTTTTTATGACCATTCGATACAAAACCTCTCAGCAAAGACGCTGGGCATCATTGGTTTCGGAACTATTGGCAAGAAAGTGGCCAGTCTTGCACATGCTTTTGGCATGCGCATCCTGGCATACACTGCCTATCCAATTCCAGCTGAGTATAATTATGTACATGCAGTAACGCTGGAAGACGTTTTCCGCCAGGCAGATGTCTTAACCTTGCATGCGCCACTCAATGACCAGACCAAAGACATCATCAATACTTTGCATCTTGAATGGATGAAGCCAGACGCTCTTTTGATCAATACTGGCAGGGGTGGACTAGTGCATGAGCCTTCGTTGGTAGCACACTTGCCAGCCCATCCTGATTTTACGGCCATACTGGATGTGTTGTCTGCCGAACCACCGGCTGATGACCGGTTGACCAGGTTGGTCAATTGCCATGTAACGCCGCACCTGGCCTGGGCATCCCAGCAGTCGCGTATGCAATTGCTGGCCGGTATAACGGAATTGATCAGGTGTTTTCAGCTTGGTGACGTGAAAAACAGGATAGCATGA